GCTAGCTTTTGTGATACCCGGAATTTCGCCCTTGAGCGCCAATTCCCTGAAGCATAAGCGACAAAGACCAAATTTGCGATAATATCCTCTGGGACGACCGCAGATCGAGCATCTGTTAACGCTTCTCGTTGAAAACTTCGGCTTACGTTTTGCTTTCGCAATTAAAGATTTCTTTGCCATATCAATTTCTCTCCCCAGAAGTCGATGCGGCGGCACGCTTCTTGAACGGGAATCCGAAGCAAGCCAACAGTTCGTATGCCTCGGAATCCGTCTTTGCACTAGTCGTTATTGTTATATTCATTCCGCGGATTTTATCGACTTTATCATACTCAATTTCCGGGAAAATAATCTGATCTTTCAATCCCATCGAATAGTTTCCACGCCCGTCAAACGATTTGTCAGATAATCCCGAAAAATCGCGAACGCGAGGGATGGCAGTTGAGATCAATCTATCTAAAAATTCGTACATTCTTTCGTGTCTGAGCGTTACAGAGCATCCGACCGGATCTCCGGTGCGAATCTTAAAGTTCGAGATCGCTTTCTTTGCACGGGTCGTGATTGGGTGCTGACCTGTTATCGTGCGAATATCCTCAATGGAATTCTTGAGACTCGCGGGGTCTTCCTTGCTCTTACCAATACCAACGTTGATCGTAATCTTGATAAGTTTTGGAACCTGCATGACATTTTTGTACTCGAACTTTTTAATCAATGCCGGAACGACCTCTTTTCCGTACAATTCGTATAATCTGGGTTTATATTCTGACTTCTTCGTCACTGACAACTCCTTATGATATGCTGTCGATTACTTCGTCTGTTTTTTTAGAATAGCGCACTTTTTTGCCATCCTTAAGGAAGCGGTAACCAACTTTGGTAGGTTCGTCCGTATGAATCAGGATAACCTTAGAAACGTTGATCGGCGCCTCTTTTTCGATGATTCCGCCCTGCGGATTTTTCTGGCTCTTGCGCATGTGTCTCTTGATAAAACTGACGCCTTCAACGATAACTGTATTTTTATCGGGGAAAACTTTTAGCACTTTCCCAGTCTTTCCGCGGGATTCTCCCGTTGTCACTTTTACCATGTCATTTTTCCGAATACGAAACATCCTGATTCTCCTTTAAATCACTTCGGGTGCCATCGAGACGATTTTCATATAATTCTTTTCTCGCAGTTCTCGGGCGACGGGTCCAAAAATACGAGTACCCTTTGGCTCTAAATTATTGTCGATGAGAACCACCGCATTATCATCAAAGCGAATATAAGAACCGTCTTTTCGCCGAATTTCCTTCTTTGTGCGAACAACGACCGCTCGCGACTTGTCGCCTTTTTTCACCATTCCGCCGGGCGTCGCTTGCTTGACCGTCACGACCAGAACATCGCCAACCGACCCGAATTTCCTTCCGGAACCGCCTAAAACCTGAATACAAAGCACTTTTTTAGCGCCTGTGTTGTCTGCAACATTCAACCTTGTTTCTTGCTGTATCATTGGATTTTCACCCTACTCTTTCTCTGCTGATTTGACGATTTCCAACAAAGACCATCTCTTCAGCCGGCTCAGCGGTCGAGATTCAACGACTTTAACTACGTCGCCAATGGCGCATTTGTTTTCTGGATCATTGGCATAGAACTTGGATGTCCGTCTGACGTATTTTCCATAAGTTGCATGTTTTACGGTTCTTTCTACGGAAATGACGATAGTCTTGTCCATTTTATTACTCACCACGGTGCCGGTGATAACTTTCCTTTTCTCTCGTGTCGTCATTTTTCAATTTCCTGTGTTTGTTTGCTCTTTTTGTCGATTGTTCGTTTGCCCAGTTCGAATTCGCGAAGAACCGTCTTGATTTGCGCGATCTCTTTCCGGACTTCCTTAATCTTTAGAGGATTTTCCAACTGCTGGAGCGCTTTCTGGAAATGAAGATTTTCGAGAGCCGATATATCGTCTTTCAGTTTCGTTTCCAGTTCGGCGACGGATAATTCCGATAGTTTATTTTTCTTCACGTTACGCTCCTACTTCTCTGCGTGCGACAATCTTTGTCTTGATGGGCAATTTGAAAGCGCCTGTTTCGAAGGCTTCTTTGGCTTCCGTCTCATTGCCGACTTCTACTTCAAATAAAATCCTGCCGGGTTTGACGACGGCGACCCAAAACTCGGGCGCGCCTTTGCCTTTTCCCATGCGGGTTTCTGCCGGTTTTTTGGTGACGGGCTTATCGGGGAAA
The Candidatus Marinimicrobia bacterium CG08_land_8_20_14_0_20_45_22 DNA segment above includes these coding regions:
- a CDS encoding type Z 30S ribosomal protein S14, producing the protein MAKKSLIAKAKRKPKFSTRSVNRCSICGRPRGYYRKFGLCRLCFRELALKGEIPGITKASW
- a CDS encoding 50S ribosomal protein L5, which codes for MTKKSEYKPRLYELYGKEVVPALIKKFEYKNVMQVPKLIKITINVGIGKSKEDPASLKNSIEDIRTITGQHPITTRAKKAISNFKIRTGDPVGCSVTLRHERMYEFLDRLISTAIPRVRDFSGLSDKSFDGRGNYSMGLKDQIIFPEIEYDKVDKIRGMNITITTSAKTDSEAYELLACFGFPFKKRAAASTSGERN
- a CDS encoding 50S ribosomal protein L24, giving the protein MFRIRKNDMVKVTTGESRGKTGKVLKVFPDKNTVIVEGVSFIKRHMRKSQKNPQGGIIEKEAPINVSKVILIHTDEPTKVGYRFLKDGKKVRYSKKTDEVIDSIS
- a CDS encoding 50S ribosomal protein L14; the protein is MIQQETRLNVADNTGAKKVLCIQVLGGSGRKFGSVGDVLVVTVKQATPGGMVKKGDKSRAVVVRTKKEIRRKDGSYIRFDDNAVVLIDNNLEPKGTRIFGPVARELREKNYMKIVSMAPEVI
- a CDS encoding 30S ribosomal protein S17, with the protein product MTTREKRKVITGTVVSNKMDKTIVISVERTVKHATYGKYVRRTSKFYANDPENKCAIGDVVKVVESRPLSRLKRWSLLEIVKSAEKE
- a CDS encoding 50S ribosomal protein L29 is translated as MKKNKLSELSVAELETKLKDDISALENLHFQKALQQLENPLKIKEVRKEIAQIKTVLREFELGKRTIDKKSKQTQEIEK
- a CDS encoding 50S ribosomal protein L16, which gives rise to MLAPRKTKHRKQHRGRMKGVANRGNEVCFGHFGLKALECGWIDSRQIEAVRVAIARKVRKHGKMWIRIFPDKPVTKKPAETRMGKGKGAPEFWVAVVKPGRILFEVEVGNETEAKEAFETGAFKLPIKTKIVARREVGA